A window of Echeneis naucrates chromosome 13, fEcheNa1.1, whole genome shotgun sequence contains these coding sequences:
- the slc1a5 gene encoding neutral amino acid transporter B(0) isoform X2, translating into MDDRINMEDGKTSNGQAHLDDPPANRPAGPEPMAQRVRRIVMANLLVILTVLGVIIGVFIGLGVRNVALTYTQIIYIGFPGELLIRLLKMIIIPLVVCSLVSGAASIDPKALGKLGGWAMLFFLVTTLIASSIGVVMAFILNPGSVTITKPKNLDSDNVPASKEVIDSFLDLVRNIFPSNLVSAAFQSVPFGTDQDGMNILGLVVFAIVFGVALRKLGEEGEILIKFFNSFNEATMVLVSWIMWYAPIGIMFLVAGKIVEMEDVGTLFASLGKYIACCIIGHAIHGFLVLPAIYFVITRKNPYTFLWGIFTALATAFGTSSSSATLPLMMKCVEENNGVSKHISRFILPIGATVNMDGAALFQCVAAVFIAQLNETSLNFVQIITILVTATASSVGAAGIPAGGVLTLAIILEAVGLPTNDISLILAVDWLVDRTCTVLNVEGDAFGAGLLQFLVDRTSKQEGGTELSEVKMDGIPSPTEPEHSPLIEKPGRRLEKESTM; encoded by the exons ATGGATGACAGGATAAATATGGAGGACGGGAAGACGTCCAACGGACAGGCTCACCTCGATGACCCTCCGGCTAACCGTCCGGCCGGGCCGGAGCCGATGGCCCAGCGGGTCCGGAGGATCGTGATGGCCAACCTGCTGGTGATCCTCACCGTGCTCGGCGTCATCATCGGGGTGTTCATCGGACTCGGCGTGCGCAACGTGGCGCTCACCTACACCCAGATCATCTACATCGGCTTCCCCGGAGAGCTGCTCATCCGCTTGCTGAAGATGATCATCATCCCGCTGGTGGTCTGTAGTCTGGTGTCCGGGGCGGCCAGCATCGATCCCAAAGCCCTGGGCAAGCTGGGCGGCTGGGCCATGCTCTTCTTCCTCGTCACCACCCTGATCGCCTCGTCCATCGGGGTGGTGATGGCTTTTATCCTGAACCCCGGTTCAGTAACAATCACCAAACCCAAAAACCTGGACTCGGACAACGTGCCAGCCTCTAAAGAAGTGATAGACTCCTTCTTAGACCTGGTCAG AAACATCTTCCCCTCCAACCTGGTATCTGCTGCCTTTCAGTCA GTGCCCTTTGGAACCGACCAGGATGGCATGAATATTCTTGGTCTGGTAGTGTTTGCCATTGTGTTTGGTGTGGCCTTAAGGAAGctgggggaggaaggagagatcCTCATCAAGTTCTTCAACTCCTTCAATGAGGCCACCATGGTCCTGGTCTCCTGGATCATGTG GTATGCTCCTATTGGTATCATGTTTCTTGTAGCTGGCAAGATTGTTGAGATGGAGGATGTTGGCACACTGTTTGCCAGTCTTGGAAAATACATAGCCTGCTGTATCATTGGACATGCCATCCATGGATTTCTTGTGCTGCCGGCCATCTACTTTGTGATTACAAGAAAGAACCCATACACTTTCCTCTGGGGCATATTCACAGCTCTGGCCACAGCCTTTGGAACAAGCTCCAG CTCGGCCACACTGCCTCTGATGATGAAGTGTGTGGAGGAAAATAACGGCGTATCCAAGCACATCAGCCGTTTCATCCTGCCCATTGGAGCAACAGTAAACATGGACGGAGCGGCTCTCTTCCAGTGTGTGGCTGCAGTTTTCATTGCACAGCTGAACGAGACTTCTCTTAACTTCGTCCAAATCATCACCATTCT TGTGACAGCAACAGCATCCAGTGTTGGGGCAGCAGGTATACCTGCTGGTGGTGTGTTGACACTAGCTATCATCTTGGAGGCAGTAGGACTCCCCACCAACGACATCTCGCTCATCCTGGCTGTTGATTGGCTTGT TGACCGTACCTGTACAGTGCTGAATGTTGAGGGCGATGCATTCGGTGCTGGGCTCTTGCAGTTCCTTGTTGACCGTACCTccaaacaggaaggaggaacgGAGCTGAGTGAGGTGAAGATGGACGGCATCCCATCACCTACAGAACCTGAGCACTCGCCGCTCATTGAAAAGCCTGGTAGGAGATTGGAGAAAGAGTCTACCATGTAA
- the slc1a5 gene encoding neutral amino acid transporter B(0) isoform X1, with product MDDRINMEDGKTSNGQAHLDDPPANRPAGPEPMAQRVRRIVMANLLVILTVLGVIIGVFIGLGVRNVALTYTQIIYIGFPGELLIRLLKMIIIPLVVCSLVSGAASIDPKALGKLGGWAMLFFLVTTLIASSIGVVMAFILNPGSVTITKPKNLDSDNVPASKEVIDSFLDLVRNIFPSNLVSAAFQSYATSYKLVTINDTEGNINVTVEKVPFGTDQDGMNILGLVVFAIVFGVALRKLGEEGEILIKFFNSFNEATMVLVSWIMWYAPIGIMFLVAGKIVEMEDVGTLFASLGKYIACCIIGHAIHGFLVLPAIYFVITRKNPYTFLWGIFTALATAFGTSSSSATLPLMMKCVEENNGVSKHISRFILPIGATVNMDGAALFQCVAAVFIAQLNETSLNFVQIITILVTATASSVGAAGIPAGGVLTLAIILEAVGLPTNDISLILAVDWLVDRTCTVLNVEGDAFGAGLLQFLVDRTSKQEGGTELSEVKMDGIPSPTEPEHSPLIEKPGRRLEKESTM from the exons ATGGATGACAGGATAAATATGGAGGACGGGAAGACGTCCAACGGACAGGCTCACCTCGATGACCCTCCGGCTAACCGTCCGGCCGGGCCGGAGCCGATGGCCCAGCGGGTCCGGAGGATCGTGATGGCCAACCTGCTGGTGATCCTCACCGTGCTCGGCGTCATCATCGGGGTGTTCATCGGACTCGGCGTGCGCAACGTGGCGCTCACCTACACCCAGATCATCTACATCGGCTTCCCCGGAGAGCTGCTCATCCGCTTGCTGAAGATGATCATCATCCCGCTGGTGGTCTGTAGTCTGGTGTCCGGGGCGGCCAGCATCGATCCCAAAGCCCTGGGCAAGCTGGGCGGCTGGGCCATGCTCTTCTTCCTCGTCACCACCCTGATCGCCTCGTCCATCGGGGTGGTGATGGCTTTTATCCTGAACCCCGGTTCAGTAACAATCACCAAACCCAAAAACCTGGACTCGGACAACGTGCCAGCCTCTAAAGAAGTGATAGACTCCTTCTTAGACCTGGTCAG AAACATCTTCCCCTCCAACCTGGTATCTGCTGCCTTTCAGTCA TATGCAACCAGCTACAAGTTGGTAACAATTAATGACACTGAGGGAAACATTAACGTCACAGTGGAAAAG GTGCCCTTTGGAACCGACCAGGATGGCATGAATATTCTTGGTCTGGTAGTGTTTGCCATTGTGTTTGGTGTGGCCTTAAGGAAGctgggggaggaaggagagatcCTCATCAAGTTCTTCAACTCCTTCAATGAGGCCACCATGGTCCTGGTCTCCTGGATCATGTG GTATGCTCCTATTGGTATCATGTTTCTTGTAGCTGGCAAGATTGTTGAGATGGAGGATGTTGGCACACTGTTTGCCAGTCTTGGAAAATACATAGCCTGCTGTATCATTGGACATGCCATCCATGGATTTCTTGTGCTGCCGGCCATCTACTTTGTGATTACAAGAAAGAACCCATACACTTTCCTCTGGGGCATATTCACAGCTCTGGCCACAGCCTTTGGAACAAGCTCCAG CTCGGCCACACTGCCTCTGATGATGAAGTGTGTGGAGGAAAATAACGGCGTATCCAAGCACATCAGCCGTTTCATCCTGCCCATTGGAGCAACAGTAAACATGGACGGAGCGGCTCTCTTCCAGTGTGTGGCTGCAGTTTTCATTGCACAGCTGAACGAGACTTCTCTTAACTTCGTCCAAATCATCACCATTCT TGTGACAGCAACAGCATCCAGTGTTGGGGCAGCAGGTATACCTGCTGGTGGTGTGTTGACACTAGCTATCATCTTGGAGGCAGTAGGACTCCCCACCAACGACATCTCGCTCATCCTGGCTGTTGATTGGCTTGT TGACCGTACCTGTACAGTGCTGAATGTTGAGGGCGATGCATTCGGTGCTGGGCTCTTGCAGTTCCTTGTTGACCGTACCTccaaacaggaaggaggaacgGAGCTGAGTGAGGTGAAGATGGACGGCATCCCATCACCTACAGAACCTGAGCACTCGCCGCTCATTGAAAAGCCTGGTAGGAGATTGGAGAAAGAGTCTACCATGTAA
- the fkrp gene encoding ribitol 5-phosphate transferase FKRP: MRISFCQGLLSGAIVLNLLILYYVSRAQQQMMEKRKELGRGTRRVAVPASGLGGGLGLLVGVEPGVVGSEGHSRGPRVTVLLREFESFENYVGDVANSFLRQRPELPFLAVTDMSPYPPIVLPDGARLLVLSPSPDQPPQAHRPEFHIQTEFVLLVPDGVELEQPRAIERLIRELEGEGGGPVRLVAAPVLARSAVQCLHLRVNLREWTATYSPAASGSSGSVCTALQGDAVILIRTEDLFNLSVPLGRPLFSSVFVQTALRGWKVKLLESPCFSANHRPLFSSAHNQWKADTQLKEATGKLMRSFGLKRLMLPDGKEQWFGCSKETPRCFGTVQDDTPDYLYLDRWTPPCCLRALRETTKYVINILERSGVRYWLEGGSLLGAVRHQDIIPWDYDVDLGIYLEDVPNCDHLKNLDSGSLVDANGYVWERAVEGDFYRVQYSEANHLHVDLWPFYPRNGVMTRDTWTEHKQDVEFPEHFLQPLVPMPFASITAYGPNNHRAFLELKFGEGVIENPQYPNPSKKRLERSKL; the protein is encoded by the coding sequence ATGCGTATCAGTTTCTGCCAAGGCCTGCTGAGTGGCGCCATTGTCCTCAACCTCCTCATTCTCTACTATGTGTCCCGGGCCCAGCAGCAAATgatggaaaagaggaaagagctTGGTAGGGGTACAAGGAGGGTTGCTGTACCAGCCTCTGGTCTCGGGGGAGGCCTCGGGTTACTTGTAGGAGTTGAGCCAGGAGTGGTTGGATCAGAAGGTCATAGTCGTGGCCCACGAGTGACTGTTCTTCTTCGAGAGTTTGAAAGCTTTGAGAATTACGTGGGGGATGTGGCTAATTCCTTCCTGCGCCAGAGACCTGAGCTTCCTTTCCTCGCTGTAACTGATATGTCTCCCTACCCTCCCATAGTGCTTCCAGACGGGGCTCGGCTTTTAGTGCTGTCCCCGAGTCCAGACCAGCCTCCACAGGCGCACAGGCCAGAGTTCCACATCCAGACAGAGTTTGTTCTGCTGGTGCCTGATGGGGTGGAGCTGGAGCAACCTCGAGCTATTGAGAGGCTGATCAGGGAGTTGGAAGGTGAAGGAGGTGGGCCTGTAAGGCTGGTAGCAGCACCAGTGCTGGCTCGATCAGCTGTGCAGTGCCTTCACCTCCGCGTGAACCTCAGAGAGTGGACAGCCACGTACTCGCCGGCTGCGTCTGGGAGCAGCGGGAGTGTTTGTACAGCATTACAAGGAGATGCAGTAATCCTCATCCGCACCGAGGATCTTTTTAACCTCTCCGTCCCTCTGGGGCGGCCCCTCTTCTCCTCGGTTTTTGTTCAGACTGCCTTGAGAGGCTGGAAGGTCAAGCTACTGGAGAGCCCCTGTTTCTCTGCAAACCACCGGCCCCTCTTCAGCTCTGCCCATAACCAGTGGAAGGCTGATACTCAACTGAAGGAGGCCACTGGGAAGCTCATGAGAAGTTTTGGTCTAAAGCGACTCATGCTGCCTGATGGGAAGGAACAATGGTTTGGTTGCAGTAAGGAGACACCCCGCTGCTTTGGCACTGTGCAGGATGACACTCCAGACTACCTTTATCTTGACCGCTGGACGCCTCCCTGCTGTCTGCGAGCACTCAGGGAAACCACCAAGTATGTTATCAATATCCTGGAGAGATCTGGAGTGCGCTACTGGCTAGAGGGGGGAAGTTTGCTGGGCGCTGTCCGCCATCAAGATATCATCCCATGGGATTATGATGTGGACCTGGGCATATACCTGGAAGATGTACCCAACTGTGATCACTTGAAGAACCTGGACTCAGGCTCTCTTGTGGATGCTAATGGCTACGTATGGGAACGTGCAGTGGAGGGTGATTTCTATAGAGTACAATACAGTGAGGCCAACCACCTGCATGTTGACCTCTGGCCATTCTATCCACGAAATGGCGTCATGACAAGAGACACGTGGACAGAGCACAAACAAGATGTGGAGTTTCCAGAGCATTTTCTGCAACCGCTGGTGCCCATGCCATTTGCTAGCATCACTGCCTATGGCCCCAATAACCACAGAGCTTTCCTGGAGCTCAAGTTTGGGGAGGGGGTGATTGAGAACCCCCAGTATCCAAACCCTTCAAAAAAGAGGCTTGAAAGGAGCAAATTATGA